From Actinomyces slackii, a single genomic window includes:
- a CDS encoding glycosyltransferase family 4 protein: MTKSPLGWLAGRARRGGVLLATRIHLPEAAAASFRLDGVERALADRGVPVRVLTTTPGAGQHDEPADDPRGVSVSRWPALRDESGYLRGYLPYMSFDLPLAGRLLAQARPDVVLVEPPPTTGAVVRAIAALRRLPYVWYAPDVWSTAAASTGAPTAVVRAVRALESFAVRGAAGVVAINEEVAQEVRALGARRVAVVPNGIDTSVFRADGPAPSAAERERLGITGRYFVYAGTASEWQDAGVFAQAIEQVRTRHPDAQVLYLGQGSDWQAIAERAAAIAPGPDGAPAVVMHGLMPPAQAAAWQRGAVAALVSIKPGLGYDFAYPTKVLAALACGIPVLYAGVGPVVEDVEAHDLGWTSDHEPTAVAAAMCRALEAGPGEPGRAERLHQWVEDNRSLAATGRAVAGLLRSAVLERRAARR; encoded by the coding sequence ATGACCAAGAGCCCTCTGGGGTGGCTCGCCGGCAGGGCCCGGCGCGGGGGAGTGCTGCTGGCCACGCGCATTCACCTCCCGGAGGCCGCGGCCGCCTCCTTCCGCCTCGACGGGGTGGAGCGCGCCCTGGCCGATCGCGGCGTCCCGGTGCGCGTGCTGACCACCACGCCGGGAGCCGGCCAGCACGATGAGCCCGCGGATGACCCGCGCGGGGTGAGCGTCTCGCGCTGGCCGGCGCTGCGCGACGAGTCCGGCTACCTGCGCGGCTACCTGCCCTACATGTCCTTCGACCTTCCCCTGGCCGGCCGCCTGCTCGCCCAGGCCCGCCCCGACGTCGTCCTGGTCGAGCCCCCTCCCACCACCGGGGCGGTGGTGCGCGCCATCGCCGCCCTGCGCCGCCTGCCCTACGTCTGGTACGCGCCCGATGTGTGGTCCACCGCGGCCGCCTCCACCGGCGCCCCGACGGCGGTGGTGCGGGCCGTGCGGGCCCTGGAGTCATTCGCCGTGCGCGGGGCCGCCGGCGTGGTGGCCATCAATGAGGAGGTGGCTCAGGAGGTGCGGGCCCTGGGCGCCAGGCGGGTGGCGGTGGTCCCCAACGGCATCGACACCTCGGTCTTCCGCGCCGACGGCCCGGCCCCCAGCGCCGCCGAGCGCGAGCGCCTGGGCATCACGGGCCGGTACTTCGTCTACGCCGGCACCGCCTCGGAGTGGCAGGATGCCGGGGTCTTCGCCCAGGCCATCGAGCAGGTGCGCACCAGGCACCCCGATGCCCAGGTCCTCTACCTGGGCCAGGGCTCCGACTGGCAGGCCATCGCCGAGCGCGCCGCGGCCATCGCCCCCGGGCCCGACGGCGCCCCGGCCGTGGTCATGCACGGCCTCATGCCCCCCGCGCAGGCGGCCGCCTGGCAGCGCGGGGCCGTGGCCGCCCTGGTGTCCATCAAGCCCGGGCTCGGCTACGACTTCGCCTACCCCACCAAGGTCCTGGCCGCCCTGGCCTGCGGCATCCCGGTGCTCTACGCCGGCGTGGGCCCCGTGGTCGAGGATGTCGAGGCCCACGACCTGGGCTGGACCAGCGACCATGAGCCCACCGCCGTGGCCGCGGCCATGTGCCGGGCACTGGAGGCCGGCCCGGGCGAGCCCGGCCGCGCCGAGCGCCTCCACCAGTGGGTCGAGGACAACCGCTCCCTGGCCGCCACCGGCAGGGCGGTGGCCGGCCTGCTGCGCAGCGCGGTCCTGGAGCGCCGCGCGGCCCGCAGGTGA
- a CDS encoding nucleotide sugar dehydrogenase has translation MRIAVVALGKIGLPLAVQYAEKGHEVIGVDVNPATVEAVNAGVEPFPGEAHLAEKLAALSPATGNGALRATTDYAEAIPGAQAIVLVVPLFVDDATWEPDFAWMDAATASLSEHLSPGTLISYETTLPVGTLRGRWKPMIERISGLAEGTDFHLVFSPERVLTGRVFADLRRYPKLVGGLSDAGTRAGIEFYEQVLDFDERDDLPRPNGVWDMGSAEAAEMAKLAETTYRDVNIGLANQFAVYADKAGFDVERVIEACNSQPYSHIHRPGIAVGGHCIPVYPRLYLSTDPEASVVRTARSFNATMPQYVVDRAVEVLGSLEGLRVAVLGAAYRGGVKETAFSGVFPTVEALRAAGAEVAVHDPMYTDEELEGFGWTPYRLGEQVDAAIVQADHPEYRELGPQDLPGIRLLLDGRRATDPAAWAGTPRLTIGGGQ, from the coding sequence ATGCGCATCGCCGTCGTCGCCCTGGGGAAAATCGGTCTGCCCCTGGCCGTCCAGTACGCGGAGAAGGGCCACGAGGTCATCGGGGTCGACGTCAACCCCGCCACCGTCGAGGCCGTCAACGCGGGAGTCGAGCCCTTCCCGGGCGAGGCCCACCTGGCTGAGAAGCTCGCCGCTCTGAGCCCGGCCACAGGCAACGGCGCCCTGAGGGCGACCACCGACTATGCCGAGGCCATCCCGGGCGCCCAGGCCATCGTGCTGGTGGTCCCGCTCTTCGTCGACGACGCCACCTGGGAGCCGGACTTCGCCTGGATGGATGCCGCCACCGCCTCCCTGTCGGAGCACCTGAGCCCGGGCACCCTGATCTCCTACGAGACCACCCTGCCTGTGGGCACGCTGCGCGGCCGCTGGAAGCCCATGATCGAGAGGATCTCGGGCCTTGCCGAGGGCACCGACTTCCACCTGGTCTTCAGCCCCGAGCGCGTGCTGACCGGCAGGGTCTTCGCCGACCTGCGCCGCTACCCCAAGCTCGTGGGCGGCCTGAGCGATGCCGGCACGCGCGCCGGCATCGAGTTCTACGAGCAGGTCCTGGACTTCGACGAGCGCGACGACCTGCCCCGCCCCAACGGCGTGTGGGACATGGGCAGCGCCGAGGCCGCCGAGATGGCCAAGCTCGCCGAGACCACCTACCGCGATGTCAACATCGGCCTGGCCAACCAGTTCGCCGTCTACGCGGACAAGGCCGGCTTCGATGTGGAGCGCGTCATCGAGGCCTGCAACTCCCAGCCCTACTCCCACATCCACCGCCCCGGCATCGCCGTGGGGGGCCACTGCATCCCCGTCTACCCGCGCCTCTACCTGTCCACGGACCCCGAGGCCTCCGTGGTGCGCACCGCCCGGAGCTTCAACGCCACCATGCCCCAGTACGTGGTCGATCGCGCCGTTGAGGTCCTGGGCTCCCTGGAGGGCCTGCGGGTGGCCGTGCTGGGCGCCGCCTACCGCGGGGGCGTCAAGGAGACCGCCTTCTCCGGGGTCTTCCCCACCGTGGAGGCACTGCGCGCCGCCGGCGCCGAGGTCGCGGTCCACGACCCGATGTACACCGACGAGGAGCTGGAGGGATTCGGCTGGACCCCCTACCGGCTGGGCGAGCAGGTCGACGCGGCCATCGTCCAGGCCGACCACCCCGAGTACCGCGAGCTCGGCCCCCAGGACCTGCCGGGGATCCGCCTGCTGCTCGACGGCCGCCGCGCCACCGACCCGGCCGCCTGGGCGGGCACCCCGCGCCTGACCATCGGCGGCGGGCAGTAG
- a CDS encoding DUF418 domain-containing protein → MRTTEFTEYKRVIALDVLRGLAILGTLLTNITIFASIDMVPSTDDTVNTVISRALSLVTDGKFIGLLTIMFGIGLEIQRQSAIRKGQSWPGTYPIRAGLLILDGVLNYVFIFEFDVLMGYGLTALVIAAVTARSPRAQKIWMWVALVVHVSAMIAVGVLTQMNREGLKEAGQQAMAEYTHSSYWGDVAYRLDNFFLMRMEIPVILLMGAALYLVGVHLYRAGIFAPEGARLRKIVMCLSFGIGLPLDWTLRLLQVEAAAPLVRYVTSASVSIGLLAAVAAFYVRRDRLGPLGRMLSDVGRMALTCYLAQNLIASFVFYDYGLGMARVIQGPWSQVYTLAIYALIAAFLVMASRLWLSFHARGPVELVWHRSYDLLASRYLRWKAARSQALPGGQGSPDDTHDAAPDTALPQTAESQPASALQ, encoded by the coding sequence ATGAGAACGACCGAATTCACCGAGTACAAGCGCGTCATAGCCCTCGACGTGCTCAGGGGCCTGGCGATTCTCGGGACACTGCTGACGAATATCACGATCTTCGCCAGCATCGATATGGTGCCGTCCACTGACGATACGGTCAACACCGTGATCAGTCGCGCCCTGAGTCTGGTCACCGATGGCAAGTTCATCGGCCTGCTGACGATCATGTTCGGCATCGGCCTGGAGATCCAGAGGCAGTCGGCGATCCGGAAGGGCCAGTCCTGGCCAGGGACCTATCCGATTCGCGCGGGACTGCTGATACTCGACGGCGTGCTGAACTACGTCTTCATCTTCGAGTTCGACGTGCTCATGGGGTACGGGCTGACCGCGCTGGTCATCGCCGCCGTGACCGCTCGCAGCCCCAGGGCGCAGAAGATCTGGATGTGGGTGGCGCTGGTGGTTCATGTCTCAGCCATGATCGCCGTCGGCGTGCTGACCCAGATGAATCGAGAAGGGCTCAAGGAGGCCGGTCAGCAGGCCATGGCGGAATACACCCACTCCTCCTACTGGGGAGATGTGGCCTACCGGCTGGATAACTTCTTCCTCATGCGAATGGAGATCCCTGTCATCCTTCTCATGGGCGCAGCTCTCTACCTCGTGGGCGTTCACCTCTACCGCGCCGGGATCTTCGCCCCCGAGGGCGCCCGCCTGCGCAAGATCGTCATGTGCCTGTCCTTCGGCATCGGCCTGCCGCTGGACTGGACGCTGCGACTCCTCCAGGTCGAGGCGGCCGCTCCCCTCGTCAGGTACGTGACCTCGGCGAGCGTGTCCATCGGGCTCCTGGCTGCCGTCGCGGCCTTCTACGTGCGCCGTGATCGGCTCGGCCCGCTCGGCCGGATGCTCAGTGACGTCGGCCGGATGGCCCTGACCTGCTACCTGGCGCAGAACCTCATCGCCTCATTCGTCTTCTACGACTACGGCCTGGGGATGGCACGGGTGATCCAGGGCCCGTGGTCCCAGGTCTACACCCTGGCGATCTACGCGCTCATCGCCGCCTTCCTCGTCATGGCCAGCAGGTTGTGGCTGAGCTTCCACGCCCGAGGCCCGGTGGAGCTCGTGTGGCACCGGTCCTACGACCTGCTGGCCAGCAGGTACCTGCGCTGGAAGGCGGCGAGGTCACAGGCTCTCCCGGGCGGCCAGGGATCGCCGGATGACACCCATGATGCCGCACCTGACACCGCCCTGCCGCAGACCGCGGAATCGCAGCCGGCGAGCGCGCTGCAGTGA
- a CDS encoding acyltransferase yields MATRIAPSADVSAEAQIGEGSSIWHLAQVREHAVIGESCVIGRGAYIGEGVTMGRNCKVQNYALVYEPATLADGVFIGPAVTLTNDHFPRAINPDGTIKSASDWEPVGVDIAEGASIGARAVCVAPVRIGAWATVAAGAVVTRDVPDHALVAGVPARRIGWVGRAGEPLVAEPGGDGAPRWRCPVTQTLYEESDTTIREVTH; encoded by the coding sequence GTGGCCACCCGCATAGCACCTTCCGCCGATGTCTCTGCCGAGGCGCAGATCGGTGAGGGATCAAGTATCTGGCACCTGGCGCAGGTGCGCGAGCACGCCGTCATCGGCGAGAGCTGCGTGATCGGGCGCGGCGCCTACATCGGCGAGGGCGTGACCATGGGGCGCAACTGCAAAGTGCAGAACTATGCCCTGGTCTATGAGCCCGCGACCCTGGCCGACGGTGTCTTCATCGGCCCGGCGGTCACCCTGACCAATGACCATTTCCCCCGCGCCATCAATCCCGACGGCACCATCAAGTCGGCCTCCGACTGGGAGCCCGTGGGCGTGGACATCGCCGAGGGGGCCTCGATCGGGGCGCGGGCCGTGTGCGTGGCGCCGGTGCGCATCGGAGCCTGGGCCACCGTGGCCGCCGGCGCCGTGGTCACCCGAGACGTCCCCGACCACGCACTGGTCGCCGGGGTCCCGGCCCGCCGCATCGGCTGGGTGGGGCGGGCCGGCGAGCCCCTGGTCGCCGAGCCCGGCGGCGACGGCGCCCCCCGCTGGCGCTGCCCGGTCACCCAGACCCTGTACGAAGAGTCCGACACCACCATCCGAGAGGTCACCCACTGA
- a CDS encoding class I SAM-dependent methyltransferase, with protein sequence MPRSARYTHGHGPAALASHSRRTAATSCAYLLPHLRSGLDLLDVGCGPASITADLAGLVAPGRVVGLDAEAAAIEAARATLTERHLADIVELTSGDVHDLPFADNSFDVVHAHQVLQHVADPVHALEEMRRVTRPGGLVAVRDSIYSAKAWFPQPEGLEMWRQVYLAVARANGGEPDAGSRLLSWCLAAGLTQVESSASTWCLATAEDRAWWARTWAERTATSLGSQAVALGLATQEDLEAMTSAWQEWEAADDGWFVVVHGEALARVD encoded by the coding sequence ATGCCCCGCTCAGCCCGCTACACCCACGGTCACGGACCAGCAGCCTTGGCCAGCCACTCGCGGCGCACGGCTGCGACCTCCTGCGCCTATCTCCTGCCGCACCTGCGCAGCGGTCTCGACCTGCTCGATGTGGGCTGCGGCCCGGCCTCCATCACCGCTGACCTGGCGGGCCTTGTCGCGCCCGGGCGCGTCGTCGGGCTCGATGCGGAGGCGGCCGCCATCGAGGCGGCTCGCGCCACCCTCACCGAGCGGCACCTGGCCGACATCGTTGAACTGACCAGTGGCGACGTTCACGACCTGCCCTTCGCGGACAACAGTTTCGACGTGGTCCACGCCCACCAGGTCCTCCAGCACGTCGCCGATCCCGTGCACGCGCTGGAGGAGATGCGCCGGGTGACCCGCCCTGGCGGGCTCGTTGCGGTGCGCGACTCGATCTACTCGGCGAAGGCGTGGTTCCCTCAGCCCGAGGGCCTGGAGATGTGGCGACAGGTCTATCTGGCCGTGGCGCGCGCCAACGGTGGCGAGCCCGACGCCGGCTCCCGCTTGCTCTCCTGGTGCCTGGCGGCCGGGCTGACGCAGGTGGAGAGCTCGGCGTCGACCTGGTGCCTTGCCACCGCGGAGGACCGCGCCTGGTGGGCGCGGACGTGGGCTGAGCGGACAGCGACAAGTCTCGGCTCGCAGGCGGTGGCGCTGGGCCTGGCCACCCAGGAGGACCTGGAGGCGATGACATCCGCCTGGCAGGAATGGGAGGCCGCCGACGACGGCTGGTTCGTGGTCGTGCACGGCGAGGCTCTGGCTCGGGTCGACTGA
- a CDS encoding DegT/DnrJ/EryC1/StrS family aminotransferase gives MTREFIPAAKPIIGQAERDAVDAVIASGMVVQGPQVKAFEEEFTAQVTPGAESVAVNSGTSAQHVATLASQLPEGAEVIVPSFTFAATGNSVAISGATPVFADIDPVTFTLDPASVEAAITERTAAIEVVHLYGLPANMPEILAIAERHGLMVFEDAAQAHAAAIDGKPVGTFGAWGSFSFYPTKNMTSLEGGMITTADPEIARRCRLIRNQGMEKQYANELVGLNNRMTDVGAAVGRVQLGRLAEWTAVRQANAAALDEGLAGVEGVVTPHVPEGYTHVYHQYTIRFEGASAQERDAIQAALREEWQVGTGVYYPIPNHRLESLAGYAPGLELPATEKVARECLSLPVHPSLSQEDLERIVEAVAASVKAGA, from the coding sequence ATGACACGTGAGTTCATCCCCGCAGCCAAGCCGATTATCGGACAGGCCGAGCGCGACGCCGTCGACGCCGTCATCGCCTCGGGCATGGTGGTCCAGGGGCCCCAGGTCAAGGCCTTCGAGGAGGAGTTCACCGCCCAGGTGACTCCCGGCGCGGAATCGGTGGCCGTCAACTCCGGCACCTCCGCCCAGCACGTGGCCACCCTGGCCAGCCAGCTCCCCGAGGGGGCCGAGGTCATCGTCCCGTCCTTCACCTTCGCGGCCACGGGCAACTCCGTGGCCATCTCCGGGGCCACACCGGTCTTCGCCGACATCGACCCGGTCACCTTCACCCTGGACCCGGCCAGTGTCGAGGCCGCCATCACCGAGCGCACGGCGGCCATCGAGGTGGTCCACCTCTACGGCCTGCCCGCCAACATGCCCGAGATCCTGGCCATCGCCGAGCGCCACGGGCTGATGGTCTTCGAGGACGCCGCCCAGGCGCATGCCGCCGCCATCGACGGCAAGCCCGTGGGGACCTTCGGGGCCTGGGGCTCCTTCTCCTTCTACCCCACCAAGAACATGACCAGCCTTGAGGGCGGCATGATCACCACCGCGGACCCGGAGATCGCCCGCCGCTGCCGGCTCATCCGCAACCAGGGCATGGAGAAGCAGTACGCCAACGAGCTTGTGGGGCTCAACAACCGTATGACGGATGTGGGAGCGGCGGTGGGCCGCGTCCAGTTGGGCCGTCTCGCCGAGTGGACCGCCGTTCGCCAGGCCAACGCCGCGGCCCTCGATGAGGGGCTGGCAGGCGTGGAGGGCGTGGTCACTCCCCACGTCCCCGAGGGCTACACCCACGTCTACCACCAGTACACGATCCGCTTCGAGGGGGCCAGCGCCCAGGAGCGCGACGCCATCCAGGCGGCCCTGCGCGAGGAGTGGCAGGTGGGCACCGGCGTGTACTACCCCATCCCCAACCATCGACTGGAGTCCCTGGCCGGCTATGCCCCGGGCCTGGAGCTGCCCGCCACGGAGAAGGTCGCGCGCGAGTGCCTGTCCCTGCCGGTCCACCCCTCCTTGTCCCAGGAGGACCTGGAGCGCATCGTCGAGGCCGTGGCCGCGAGTGTGAAGGCTGGTGCCTGA
- a CDS encoding glycosyltransferase family 4 protein has protein sequence MRVTVVTTWLPTAVVPSSGSFVVRDCRAIAEAGQEVRIIHLVPPHQDDGTRRVTIDGLPVIRIPMRPANPASVARAAVALPRLIDGEVLHSMAMSSLLPLGGLKAAGILRIPWVHTEHWSGLTNPETLTPALKAGSIVVDAALKRPDIVTAVCEYLAEPIRRLRAAAPTVIVPCIVDPQGLVPRRHETGQDDAALRLITVGGLVERKDPLASLEITAELVSRGVDATLVLVGEGPLREAVEARAAQPDLAGRVRLTGILGAQEVRAELAKADVFIGPTRGDNFFVSAAEAIVAGRPVVVSDAGGQAEYVTEGNGAILPVDAAPQQWATAVTALAERLSGATAADIAATIGERFSTPVVGAAYRAVHERARAGA, from the coding sequence ATGCGCGTGACTGTTGTGACCACCTGGCTGCCTACCGCCGTGGTGCCCTCCTCGGGTTCCTTCGTGGTCAGGGACTGCCGCGCCATCGCCGAGGCCGGCCAGGAGGTGCGCATCATCCACCTGGTGCCCCCTCATCAGGACGACGGAACCCGCCGCGTGACCATCGATGGCCTCCCGGTCATCCGCATCCCCATGCGCCCGGCCAACCCGGCCTCGGTGGCCCGGGCGGCGGTCGCGCTGCCCCGCCTCATCGACGGCGAGGTCCTGCACTCCATGGCCATGAGCTCCCTGCTGCCCCTGGGCGGGCTCAAGGCCGCCGGCATCCTGCGCATCCCCTGGGTGCACACCGAGCACTGGTCGGGCCTGACCAACCCGGAGACGCTGACCCCCGCCCTCAAGGCCGGCAGCATCGTGGTCGACGCCGCCCTCAAGCGCCCCGACATCGTCACCGCCGTCTGCGAGTACCTGGCCGAGCCCATTCGCCGCCTGCGCGCAGCGGCGCCCACCGTCATCGTGCCCTGCATCGTCGACCCCCAGGGCCTGGTGCCCCGGCGTCACGAGACCGGGCAGGACGACGCCGCACTGCGCCTGATCACGGTGGGCGGCCTGGTTGAGCGCAAGGATCCCCTGGCCAGCCTGGAGATCACCGCGGAGCTGGTGTCCCGGGGAGTGGATGCCACCCTTGTCCTGGTGGGCGAGGGGCCCCTGCGCGAGGCCGTCGAGGCCCGCGCCGCTCAGCCGGACCTGGCCGGGCGCGTGCGTCTGACCGGAATCCTGGGGGCCCAGGAGGTGCGCGCCGAGCTCGCCAAGGCCGATGTCTTCATCGGGCCGACCCGGGGGGACAACTTCTTCGTCTCAGCGGCGGAGGCCATCGTGGCCGGGCGCCCCGTCGTGGTCTCCGACGCCGGCGGGCAGGCCGAGTACGTCACTGAGGGCAATGGCGCCATCCTGCCGGTGGACGCCGCGCCCCAGCAGTGGGCCACAGCCGTCACGGCGCTCGCCGAGCGCCTGTCCGGTGCCACCGCGGCCGATATCGCGGCTACCATTGGCGAGCGCTTCTCCACCCCGGTGGTGGGCGCCGCCTACCGCGCCGTCCATGAGCGGGCCAGGGCGGGGGCGTGA
- the wecB gene encoding non-hydrolyzing UDP-N-acetylglucosamine 2-epimerase, with amino-acid sequence MRVLSVVGARPQFVKLAPIDAAFRRAGIEHVIVHTGQHYDPMLSDVFFSDLGISAPDVHLGVGSGSHGRQTGAMLAAMDEVIETHGPDWVLVYGDTNSTLAGALSAVKLHRPVAHLEAGLRSFNRAMPEEINRVLTDHAADLLLAPTQTAAEHLGAEGLDGRTVVVGDVMTDVLMQVRDEVAGAPGPITAEMGLEAGGYSLATIHRAENTDDPDRLRAVLESLAALDHPVVLLAHPRLVAKCAEHGLDLSDAGSLRLRSPLAYPGLIASAMEARGVVTDSGGLQKEAFLLRVPCTTVRPQTEWVETVELGWNALVEPGPVLAEAASRPRPAEPPAERAHPYGDGRAAERVAQVLAERLG; translated from the coding sequence ATGCGCGTTCTCTCCGTGGTCGGAGCCCGGCCCCAGTTCGTCAAGCTCGCCCCCATCGACGCCGCCTTCCGCCGTGCGGGCATCGAGCATGTCATCGTCCACACCGGACAGCACTACGACCCGATGCTCTCCGATGTCTTCTTCTCCGATCTGGGCATCTCCGCCCCCGACGTGCATCTGGGCGTCGGCTCGGGCAGCCACGGGCGCCAGACCGGGGCGATGCTCGCCGCCATGGACGAGGTCATCGAGACCCACGGCCCCGACTGGGTGCTGGTCTACGGGGACACCAACTCGACCCTGGCCGGGGCGCTGTCCGCGGTCAAGCTGCACCGCCCCGTGGCTCACCTGGAGGCGGGACTGCGCTCCTTCAACCGCGCCATGCCCGAGGAGATCAACCGGGTCCTGACCGACCATGCCGCCGACCTGCTCCTGGCCCCCACCCAGACGGCCGCCGAGCACCTGGGGGCCGAGGGCCTCGATGGGCGCACCGTGGTGGTCGGCGATGTCATGACCGATGTGCTGATGCAGGTGCGCGACGAGGTTGCCGGCGCTCCCGGTCCGATCACCGCGGAGATGGGCCTGGAGGCCGGCGGCTACTCCCTGGCCACAATCCACCGCGCGGAGAACACCGACGACCCGGACCGCCTGCGGGCCGTCCTGGAGTCCCTGGCGGCGCTCGACCATCCGGTGGTGCTCCTGGCCCACCCGCGCCTGGTGGCCAAATGCGCCGAGCATGGCCTGGACCTCAGCGATGCCGGCAGCCTGCGACTGCGCTCTCCCCTGGCCTACCCCGGGCTCATCGCCTCGGCCATGGAGGCGCGCGGGGTCGTCACCGACTCGGGCGGCCTGCAGAAGGAGGCCTTCCTCCTGCGGGTTCCCTGCACCACCGTGCGCCCCCAGACCGAGTGGGTGGAGACGGTCGAGCTGGGCTGGAACGCTCTGGTCGAGCCGGGGCCCGTGCTGGCGGAGGCCGCCTCGCGCCCCCGACCCGCCGAGCCCCCGGCTGAGCGCGCCCACCCCTACGGCGATGGCCGGGCCGCTGAGCGCGTCGCCCAGGTCCTGGCCGAGCGCCTGGGGTGA
- a CDS encoding META domain-containing protein, which produces MTSRRRSTGLCLLLVGLLAAGVSGCGTSPQMDGEWTVTSAEGHEFVGSTRPRMTIDGDDIRVNAGCNTMNGRVSLTDDVLKVRNESTTLIGCDQELQAQDEWMARFLADGATVGLEGDTMTLTQGDVTLTLTKQD; this is translated from the coding sequence GTGACCAGCCGTCGCAGAAGCACAGGGCTGTGTCTTCTCCTGGTCGGACTGCTCGCTGCGGGCGTCTCGGGCTGCGGCACGTCGCCTCAGATGGACGGCGAATGGACGGTGACATCAGCCGAGGGGCATGAGTTCGTGGGGAGCACGCGGCCTCGAATGACGATCGATGGTGACGACATCCGCGTCAACGCAGGCTGCAACACTATGAACGGCCGGGTGAGCCTGACCGATGACGTCCTGAAGGTCCGGAACGAGTCCACCACCCTGATCGGGTGCGATCAGGAGCTGCAGGCCCAGGACGAATGGATGGCCCGCTTCTTGGCCGACGGAGCCACGGTCGGACTCGAGGGCGACACGATGACGCTCACCCAAGGCGATGTCACCCTCACCCTGACCAAGCAGGACTGA
- a CDS encoding Gfo/Idh/MocA family protein — protein MSQTPTPQRLQDKGTADRPLRVGLIGLGSMGRHHARVIRGTEGMDLVAVADPGGDRFGVAGDLPVLSSAEELIEAGLDAAMVAVPTVYHEDVALALAEAGVHTMVEKPIAHDVAAGRRVAEAFESRGLVGAVGYVERCNPALRALRERLDRGDLGQVYQVITRRQGPFPARISDVGVVKDLATHDIDLTAWVAGAPYASISAQVAHRSGRQTEDLVVANGRLTNGVIVCHEVNWLTPFKERLTIVLGEKGAFVADTLTGDLTFHANGTVASSWDQVANFRGVSEGDVIRYAIAKREPLALEQEHFRDAVRGLEAKHVTMAEGVATLEVVEAVLASAAENRTIAL, from the coding sequence ATGAGCCAGACCCCCACCCCCCAGCGCCTCCAGGACAAGGGGACGGCGGATCGCCCCCTGCGCGTGGGCCTGATCGGCCTGGGCTCCATGGGGCGCCACCACGCCCGGGTCATTCGCGGCACCGAGGGCATGGATCTCGTGGCCGTGGCCGATCCCGGTGGCGACCGCTTCGGCGTGGCCGGGGATCTGCCCGTGCTCAGCAGCGCCGAGGAGCTCATCGAGGCGGGGCTGGACGCCGCCATGGTGGCCGTTCCCACCGTCTACCACGAGGATGTGGCCCTGGCCCTGGCCGAGGCCGGCGTTCACACCATGGTGGAGAAGCCCATCGCCCATGATGTCGCGGCGGGCCGGCGCGTGGCGGAGGCCTTCGAGTCGCGCGGCCTGGTGGGCGCCGTGGGCTACGTGGAGCGCTGCAACCCGGCGCTGCGGGCTCTGCGCGAGCGCCTGGACCGCGGCGACCTGGGGCAGGTCTACCAGGTCATCACCCGCCGTCAGGGCCCCTTCCCGGCGCGGATCTCCGATGTGGGCGTGGTCAAGGACCTGGCCACTCATGACATCGACCTGACCGCCTGGGTGGCCGGTGCCCCCTACGCCAGCATCAGTGCTCAGGTGGCCCACCGCTCGGGCCGTCAGACCGAGGACCTGGTGGTGGCCAATGGGCGCCTGACCAACGGCGTCATCGTCTGCCACGAGGTCAACTGGCTGACTCCCTTCAAGGAGCGGCTCACGATCGTCCTGGGGGAGAAGGGCGCCTTCGTGGCAGATACCCTCACCGGGGACCTGACCTTCCACGCCAATGGGACCGTGGCCTCCTCCTGGGACCAGGTGGCCAATTTCCGCGGGGTCTCGGAGGGCGATGTCATCCGCTACGCCATCGCCAAGCGCGAGCCCCTGGCCCTGGAGCAGGAGCACTTCCGTGACGCCGTGCGCGGTCTGGAGGCCAAGCATGTGACCATGGCCGAGGGCGTGGCCACGCTGGAGGTCGTTGAGGCCGTGCTGGCCTCGGCCGCTGAGAATCGCACCATCGCGCTGTGA